AGTTAGTATGCACGCAACCAACAACAATGCACACGCGCACAAAGAAGCACACTCACATTCAAGACCCAAAGCTACGCCTTGATGGAGTAAAAAAAGGAATACTTACAAGTGATCAAAACAACAAGTTACAACAGCGACCATACCCACATCAATTACCCTTAACATCATGAGTACAACGAAAAATGTTCTCCAACAACAACGCCTTTAAGAAGGGAACGACTCTCAAGCGCCACCATTGCAAAGTCCAACCGCCCAAGGTCAGATTATTGTTTTTCACCCTGGGAATCAAGTCCGAGCAATCCTAGCAATATAATAAATCCCACAACAAGGTAACCACACAAAGACATCGCCATTACCAAATATGACCAATTAGTAATGCCTACAACAAGGTAATAACACGAAAAATATCCCCATTGTCAGATATAACCAATTAGTGCCAGGCCTTACGTTTGCACCCCGGAGCTCAGAGACAAGTACTTGAGAAGCACCACCAAACCAAAGTCGATCATCAAGCGTTGTCGCCGCCACCTTCCACGATCCCAGCAGCTACAGGCACGACACATGCCTTGACATGAATACCACGAGAGTGAATACCATGTTTACACAAGCGGGCAATCGAGTCGCAACAAGAGCCGGTCGCCACCAAAGCTGACAGTGTGCTTGCTACACGTTAGTTGGACCTAGCTAGTAAGCAAATTGGAGACGGTTGTACATAAGAGGCTCAAACCCGACAGGACGTGGCAAGGCCAACATATATACTACGTGCAGGTACAGTACTGTGTCACTTGGCTTGTGGTCAGTAGTGTAGCAGGACGACTGGGCTCTGCTTATGTTGTGAGAGAAGATGCAGATGATTCAAGCTGCCGTGCTTAAACTGAGGCTTACAACATACGTACTGTACATATTGCGCCCATCGTCTAGAATGCGTTTCCTTTTTCATGAGAGAAAATACTAGTCCCATCCCGTcccaacatactccctccgttccaaaatagatgacccaactttgtgcTAACCTGTGGGTATCACTCTTAcgcctcaaaccctcaaaccctgCCATTCCCCTTCAAAAACCACctcaaccgaacaaggccttacGCGTTTTTCATGAGAGAAAATGTTACTTGATACTCAAATCATGAGGGTAGCACACTTGCCGCCGGCCGCGTGACCAAGGACGTACGTCCTGCTCGAGTGGCGCCTCTTGAAGCGAGGCATCCAGCAAGCAGCTCGGCCTTGGTCTGCTCACTGATGATGCATGAGGCGTTTCTCGCCACCGTACCGCCGGTCGTGTGACCAAGGAGGGGCCGGTCTGCTCACTGAAGATCTTCTCGCCGCTCGCCGCATTGCCCGCCGGCGCCTCGCCGAACGATGCCATCCcttccttccttagtttgctttcCTTCCTTCCTTGCCGGCCGGCCCTGTACTGTGTGTGtctttgtttttgtttctttcttggatCGACCCTTAGCTTGGCTAGCTAATTGCTACTACTTCTCTTCCACGCAAAATTAAGCCCCTTGAACATGCCTTAATTAGACATGCTTTGCTTGGCTTTTGTTTGTATGGttggtgtgcatgcatgcacgcttGCGACCCGCTAATTCAGctccctcctcctcaacttagACACGTACCGAGTTCATCCTagctaccttgtccatctttccTGAAATTAGTATTAATAACGATAATTAAATTCTAGTatgatttgccccccccccccccccgagtctgTTTTTTGGTCCCTCAACTCTACAAAATGCTAGACCTACGCTATCCTTCTTTCCCACTAAGAGCAAGGACAACAAGGTGATATAGACACACTGTAAGAATTTAAATATATAATACTCAATCTGTCTCGAAATGTAATACTTTGTCTATACTTAGACCAAAAGTGTCATATATTTTGAGACAGACATTTGTTGAGTTATTGAAGAGAGGGGAAAAAAGCGGGCTACAGATTAACAGAAGTGCTCCTAGAGACTTTGTGAAAGAGTTTGGTGGGGTCATGTATCAATAAAGTAATAGTAAAAACTTAATCATTTAGAAAAAACTTTATccgcgtattagctttggtcaaagtcaagctttgtgtAAACAAAAATATTAAATTATGCGATAGCAAATCGACATCATTACATTTATTATTGAATgaactttcacatcatatagatttattATAATAAATGTTTATATTGTTTTGaataaacttgatcaaactttactaagtttgactgcagtcaactctaatatgcagagtaaaaaaacggagggagtattttttatcTTTAAAGAAGAGAAAAAGGAAAGGCTGCTGGCAAAAATGCATGTGTCATTGGTTAGTGGAGTGTTGAGGTCAGCTTGTACCGTCTCATGCGCGCGGATTATTCCACTTAGCAGTGGACCGTGCATGCGTGCACTATCGATCGATGCATGTATCTGCTCATCTACATGCATGCACTCACTGCAGTTAAACTTATTCACAACATGCATGCATGGTCGCTAAGTAAGTTTAAGTTGGATGTATGCATCATGGCAGCATGCATGGGTGTGGCTGGCGCATCCATTTGACAACGTACAGTCGTACATACGTGCCGTCTACAACAACACATGCAGCCACAACACTAGAAGAAAATAGTAGGCCATGCAtgttactcccttcgtttctaaatatttgtctttctaaagattttaataagtgactacatacgaagcaaaatgagtgaatgtacactctaaaatatgtctatatatatatatatatatatccatatatggtagtccatttgaaatctctaaaaaaacaaatatttaggaatggagggaataAGTTACAAACTTCATTATACATCTTGAGCCAGCTAGGCTGGAGCGCAATGTAAAACAAGACGTACACACTACCGTcatcccacaatataagatgttttttaagCTATAAAAACGGATTGTAACAACATCTAATATTATGAGTGTGCAGGGAGTATAACTGAACTAATGAGGGCTAAACACATGCTTGCTTGCAAGGAGTAGAGCAGGGAGAGAGTAGTGCTAGCTAGCTAGTGACCCACTCCGTAACTTGGATGTTGACAATGCACACTAGCCATGCTCATGCTCATGCCTTCCCTTGAGAGGATGGATGCATGATGATCCATATCACACACGCATGCATTATACTCCACTCATCGATATCCATTAGCTAGCTAGGTACCTCAAATTGGGTGGCTTAAGAAAAAAAATAAACGTTCATGTAAACACTCGACACCCACCCACGCATAACGTATCTTAATCCGATTTGATTACATACCTAGCCTGGAACAGGCTTATTGAAAGAAAGATGAGTGAACTGTCACTTCACTTAATCTGGTAGCATTATTAAGTTGTCCACTAGCTAGCTAGCCAGCTTGAGATCGATCCATCCATCGTCCCGATGGCACACAGCAGGTAAACCTTACTAGAACCGACGAACCAACGAACGTGATGATAAGGGCCTCTCCAACGGCTGACCCACAAATTTCCTCCCACATCTATATGTAGATAGGGGGATTAGTCCGTGAACACGAATGCTGGATCATCCAATCGTAGCTACATACATCCGGCCTTTTTCATTTTTTTAAGTCCGCATGATCAAATAGCTGTATACATAGGGTATAGACGTTCAAATAGCCGCATTCCGCaatagtttaaattttaaaaaGTTTAAATATTACATCCCAACATTATTTTCCCCTTTAACTGTCCATTGATGCTCAATCAGATCTCCCTTTAGCTGCTCGTGAGTTGGTCGgtgccgaatttgttgatgcatttgaataaactcttgAAATGTGGCTAGATGCTGGTCAAGAAGTTGGATAGGATCAGCCATGTTCTCAAATTCTAGAGCCGCGGCATCATTCTCACCCTcatcctcgatgatcatgttgtgcatgatcacacaacatgtcatcacctcccacaaggtctccgTATCTCACTGTTTAGCAGGTCCATGAACAACTGTAAAACGAGACTGCAAACTCCAAATGCCCTCCCGACATCATTTCTAgctgcttcttgtctttgggcaaagtgagtCTTTTTCTGGCTAACTGAGTTAGAGATGGGCCGATAAAGGTAGCCCatggaggatagataccgtcaaccagatagtagcccatgttgtactcatgtccattgacagtatagtggcaaggaggagcttttccTTCAGTCAGCCACACAAACAATGATGATCACTGCAGCgcattgatatcattgtgagacccgggcatgccaaagaaagcgtgccaaatccaaagatcttgTGAGACTGCCAAGATCCTCTCGGTGTCTGCCATAGTTGGTTCTCTCAGGTATTGAAGTCCAAACACCTCGACCACGACAATTGCAAAGAAGACCACGGCATCTCCGCATGTGCACTCGAACATCCGTTGGTACTCGTCCCACGAATCAGCggtcgtgccatatgcaagcatccggagtgcggccgtgcacttctggtaaccaggGATCCCAATCGTTCCCACGGCGTCCTTATTTAGGATGAAGTAGCCATCATAGGACCGGACGACATGGTAGAAACGATCAAAGATAGTCTTGCGCATTCGAAAACGTCGGCAAAAATGGTCAGCGAAGAGTGCATTTGGGGCAAAGTAGTCGGCCATCAGTGTCAAATGGCCGCACACCCTATTGCAGCTGAACCCTTGACCGAGCCCTTGAAATTTAGAAcatgctcctcctcctctccgcgtCTTCAAGGACCACATGCATCATCGCTGTCTCATCGGAGTACTCCTCCTCGTCGTACGACTCAACATACTGCTTGTATATGTAGTCCAAATCGAAATTCATTGCTACAGAGAAGAAGGGAAAACTGTTTtttagctccagcgatccatcgaaCAGTTGCCGGGCATGGTGAGTATAGCAGTAGCGGATGGTACCTAGTGGGGCAACCGGAAGACAAGGGTTGAACGGAGAGGGAGGAGAAGCGGGATGGATCGCTGGAGGTGACGAAGATGTAGAGTTACGGTAGGAGTGTGGcgtgatggatggggtggtggagcAGCGGTGAAGGCAAGAGAGAAAGATGGAAGAAGAATAAATAGGGAAGATGGAGGCGCAGGGTCTGGAAAGGGTTTTGAGTGGGTGGcggtgtcggagtcctacgtgtctggtgtccggactcccgcaaagctccCCACATTTGTCTCTGGCTTGAGGGTGAAAACGTGAGTTGTCTCCGGCTTAAAAGAGAAAATGTGTCTGGACCGCCTCGCGGATCGATACAAGCCCATGTTAGATGGCTTCGGCTGTCTGGACAGCGTTTGCGAGATGCTCTAACCATCCGTTGACTAGTAGTTTACAATATTGCATTAGAATCGAGTGTATATATGCTAGTGGCGGCCGGTGTGCATGGTTTGGTGCGCGCACATGCATGTCTGAATATTATACTCCATGCATGAATACCTAGCTAGCTGCATGCCATCTGACGTACGCACGCATTATTATTCATGCAACCACGCTGCACGCAGATCCATGGATTCATCTGTCCGGTTTACAAatacccatgcatgcatgcaccccaGTACCCATCTCaaacctccaacacatatccatctAAACCACAATGGGCAAGGCCACGATGAACATCAAGCGGCAGCGTTCCACTAGTGTCACCACTGCTGCCCTAGCGTCCGTGCTGATGCTGCtcctggcggcggccggcggcgtagccgcacaaggaagaggaggaggctacggtggcggcggaggaggatatggtggtggtggcggtggtgggtatggaggaggaggaggaggaggatacggtggtggtggagggtatggaggaggaggatatagtggtggtggcggcggcggaagaggaggaggaggaggatacgGTGGTGGCGGTGGGTACGGATACGACGGTGGATACGACGACTATCAAggtggagggggaggcggcggcggcggcatgggcccTCCCGGTGGTGACGGTCTGAGCATGGAGTACTACTCTATGACGTGCCCGTACGCCGGCGAGATCGTGCGCGACGTGGTCAGCGCCGCGCTTGCCAAGGACCCCACCCTGGCGGCCTCCCTGCTCCGGCTccacttccacgactgcttcgtccgCGGCTGCGACGCCTCGGTGCTCCTCGACTCCACCAAGGCCCACGGCACCGCCGAGAAGGACGCGCTCACCAACAAGTCACTGCGCGGCTTCGAGGTCATCGACGCCGTCAAGGCCGCCCTCGAGGCGCAGTGCCCCGGcaccgtctcctgcgccgacgtccTCGCCCTCGCCGCCCGGGACTCCGTCTACATGGCCGGCGGGCCCTACTACGACGTGCCCACGGGCCGCAAGGACGGCTCCCTCTCCCGCGCCGACGACACCtccgcgctccccgccgccacgCTCAAGGCGGCCGAGCTCATCAAGGTCTTCGTCGGCGACCAcggcttcacggtgccggagcTCGTCGCGCTCTCCGGCGGACACACGCTGGGCCAGGCCCACTGCGCCAACTTCAAGAACCGGCTCAGCGGCTTCGGCAAGGCCGGCAACGGGATGGACCCGACGCTGGAGGCCGGGATGGCGGCGTCCCTGGCGAAGACCTGCAaggccgccggcgacggcggcacGGCCAAGCTTGACGCCACCAGCAACGCCTTCGACGTGGAGTACTTCAAGGGCCTGCAGACCAGGAGGGGGCTGCTGACGTCCGACCAGACGCTGCTCACCGGGTCGCCGGAGACGGCCATGTATGTGAACCAGTTCGCCGAGAGCCCGGACGCGTTCTTCGAGACGTTCGTGCAGGGGATGGGGAGGATGGGGCAGCTGGACCTCAACCCCGACGGCAACGTCAGGCTCAACTGCAGGCTCCTCAACTAGCCCGCCCGCCCGTATATATATAATATATCGGCATGCAAGATAAGTACGTATATATAGCATGGCCAGGCCAATGTAATAATAAGCCTACACGTACGTATATATGCATGCGTGCTCCATGCATGTATAAACGTGCTAGGTAGGTAGGTGCAACCCCAGTATATGATTGATGCATAATGTGTACACTTGAACTTCTGCATGCATGCAAAGCATGATCAAAGAAACGGACTTGTCAAAGGAGGAGAACTGCTTTGCTTTCtggaaagaaaaaacaaaataaatctTTGATAATGCATGGACCATGCTCCTTCCTCAAAAGTGGTCTAGCTATATTTTTTGAGAGCATGCTGGCTATAGAGAGATGTAGTATCACCTACTGCCATTATAAAGAGTACTTCCTCTGTGCACGAATAAGTGTACATTTATCTTTTGTCTCaaatcaaagttttaaaattttgacaaACTATATAGAAAAGAGTAGTAAGATATATGAAATCAAATTggtatattatgaaagtacatttcaaaacgGACCTACTGAtactaatttagtgtcataaatgTTGCTATTTTTTCCTACAAAGTTAGTCAAAGTTTAAAACCttaacttaatacaaaagttagatgtacacttattcataGACAAAAGTAAGAAGTTGGCTTTTGGATCCGAAATCCCCTTTGGCGGTCCAGATACTCCTGAAATCTGGACCACGGGTCTCCTTGTGATGTGTGCGCTAGCGTGCTAGCTTCTGTATGGCATTGTATTCTTAGATGACGATGGTTTAATGAACAGTGCAATGGCCCACGTCTAACCACCATTTAATGAACCTATATGAGCTTTAGAGATTAATCGGgaattattgtcttatatgggctTTGCCATTAAAGATCGCACACAATCATTTCAAGTAATTCAGCCCGCGAACTTTTGGAAGGAAAAAAAAGGATGGAAATTTGAGGTGCACCAAACTCATGGAAGAGTTTTTGCCTAGACTCAGGTTCATCACGTTTCATTAGACCGGTTTATGGGTTCGATGGTAGATCAGAGAAGCATGCTAGCAACTGAATTTCCAAGGAAAATGTGGGCATATAGTTGGAGCGGTAGAAACTATCAACTAGGTGAAATTAAAGAAGGGAGGTGGCCGGGAGGCCTCGTGGAAAACAAAGCAGTTTTTGATGTGTTGCTACGAACACGTTGCCGTCGGTGTAACACTATATGTTTGTTGTTGTAACAGGAAGAAGACTAGCTATATGTTTCTGTTGTAATTGCGGATCTATATATGACCACatttttatatatatgtatatatgtttgCCCACGAACATAGATAGATCCTTGAGCTTAATTTTCTTCAAAGACGGCGGACCACGCATTGCACTTGCACGTTTATACGAGTATATGCCTGTGTGTACAATAGGGGCCAGGTCGGAGTGTGGAAATTAGAACTGCCCGGCCGGGTCGCTGCACCTTAATTTGCCAGTGAAGGTGAACACAACACACATGCAATGCAGATGTCGGGCAGTCTGCTCCGGCCATGCCTTGGGTTCTTCTTGTGGCTGTGAGCATGTTAACTGCGTGGTTAATCCATTTGGTCATGAGATGGAACATGGGTCCACCATACAGCGCGGGGGTCGAGGGGTCTCCCGCTCCTCGGGGCCGGAGTCGCTCGAGTTCTTCGCCCGGAACCCATCGCTGGAGCTCATCCCCTTCTTGAAGCGACGTCTCGATATATAGGTATGCACGTTTATGTTCACATATGTGTTCATGGATCAAGAAGAACATTTTTTTAGGACAATTCCAAATTTGAAGGAATTCACGACGGCTGCAATTTCAGGTATGGTCCGATTTTTAGGACAAATTTGATCGGTGAAGACCTCATCGTCTCCATGCATTGGATCAAGAGTTGAACAACTTAGTGTTCCAAAAAGAAGAGAATCTATTCCAAATTTGGTATCCCGAGTAAATCATGAGAATCATGGGAGCCGACTGCATTATTGCAAAACTCGAGACCTTCCACAAGCACCTCAGGACACTGGTACTTCAACTCTTCGGCCCAGAAAACCTCAGGCTGGTTCTGCTCCATGAAGTGCAGCAGACGGCCCAAGCTAGTCTGCTCTCCTGGCTTGATCATCCTAGCATCGAAGTGAGAGGCAACCTCTAGTGTATGTCCTTGTATCAGCCTCTTCCTATGTTAATGGTGTTATGGTTTAAGCTAAACAACTTGATTAATTAGGATATGCTACAAGTTATTATTGTTTAATTAGCAAAGCTTATAATATATACATGATGGTTAAAGCAACTCCAAAAATTCCTTATCGTAGATGATATTCAGCATCACGGCAAAGCGATTAATCAGCTACGACTCCTCAAGCTCGGATGGGAAGTTGTGGAAGCAATTCGATGCATTTCTTCAGGGACTATTAGCATTTCCACTTTACATTCCTGGCATAGCATCTGCAAAAGTATGCAGGTAATTAGGCACCCTCACATTTCCTATcataacataaataaataaatccaTATGAACAATTCTACTAATGGACACTCTCGTCCATTGGACTGGATCCACCACTACATTTCTAGTATTAAACAATATGTCAGAACAATTGCACCCAATAGTATTCCCACAAGACAGTAATTTCACCCAGTAGTAAGGAAATAGTGTGTATATTATAGCCTAATTAATTGGGATCCCATGGTGCTTAGACATGTGATTTTACATGATAAATTCAAACTATAATTTACACTATTAAAATATAATTTTCTTATATGTATGATTCCCTCATTGCCTAGGGCAGAAAACACACCGGACCATAATTGAGCCAAAATACATAGCAGATTGTTAACGGGTCAGAAGTGACCATGAGCCGTAATGATGAGAAATCCACAATAGGCCGGTGACGGGCCGAATTACACCATTCTTACGGGCTGTACCTATAAATGTACACAATAGGCCGGTGACATAGCAGATTCTtaccacgtgtcggttacccttaacGAAATCACTTTTATGACGCGCCATTTATTGtcctggaagtggacacttccgtgatgataatttgagtattgtcaTGAAACATTTTTATAACATCACATGTATAAATATCTTCATTCCGTCATAAAATCGTGATGGATGTACATGTGTAACAGAAAACGTGACCTGCTGTGACATACACATATTACCACGGAATTGGTTTTTCTTTTTATAGTGCTTACGGGtttttttatatataaagcggggcaaaagaGTTTGATGGTATATAGTTGGTGTTTAAAGTGTTTTGAGTATTAGTGTGTAGCTTTAGCATTTAGACTCGCGGTGTGCAAATGTAAAATAGTTCCTTATGCTGAAGCAGCGACAAGTAATATGcgtaatatagattggaaaaggaGTAACAATTCTATTATAACTTGTAGTAACACACAAGCAGAAAATATGGACGTTGTAAATGACAGCAGGACAGATAATCCAACATACTTGGTGCGACGTTATCTTTCTATCCAAATGAAAGGGGGGCCCATGAACGTACGTACATCATCCTTCGTCCCAGCAGCTAACAAGAtgacatttctctctctctctcgctctctcaaaaaaaaagaaaaaaactaagaaGATGAGATCAATCCCAAATGCTTGGATGCAAATGGAAAGATGAGATGTCGCCTAAAAAAGAAGATCTAGATCTGGCGCGCCGGTTTATAAATATGCTGATCGAGCCCTAACCAAACCAACAGTATTCTTGATCAGTacccacatacatacatacatacatacatacatacatacatacatactcctCTCCTCCTTTGTTGAGTAGGTGTGTGTAGCTAGTAGAGAGTGATAGAAAATGTTTCCACTAGTGACGGCCGGGTCGCCCAAATGTGTTGCGCTCCGATCAAACCATGACAACACCTACCTGTGCTCCGTCCACGACGAGAGCCAGGGCGGCAGTATCGTCGAGCTAAgcagcggtggcgacggcggcgtcaATAACCCGCGCTGCCGGTTTTATCTGGAGGCGTCCGAGGAGCACGACGGGCACCTGCACGTCAGGTGCTGCCACAACAACAAGTACTGGGTGTCCCAGCAGCGCGtgcatggcgacggcgacggcgacggcgacgcacGCTGGGTCATCGGCACCGCCAATGAACCGGAGGCGGACCTGTCCAAGCCGTCATGCACCCTGTTTAAGCCCACCCCGGCCTCGGAGGAGGACGGCTCCGTCAGGTTGGCCGGctccatgcatgcatcttttttaCACTACTAGTCTACTTTGCATTCTCTTCTTCTATTCTACTACTACCTTAGTACGCGTAGCTAGTAGCTAGTATCCATTTTTGTGTTACATTATCTATTCCattatatagtgtgccaataacttcaAATATTAGTCATTGGATATGCCTATCCAACAGTCAAGAGATGCAAATTCGAGCATTATCATCCGTTGGATAAAGTTTTCAACTCATAGAATTCTGTCACGTGGACTTTTAACTAAACACCCAACTCTACCATCTCATGTGTTCTAGAAGCATTTATCCACATGCTTTTCTGATACTCTAATGAAAAGAGACTAGAACAATCTAAATTCAAGAGAGGTAAGAACCAAATTGAATCTTGTCCAATACGATTCTACGAAAGGAAATACATATTCAGATGTATTTTCCCATGCTTTCCTCGCCTCGGCTACACTCCACGTCTCTTGGGCGTAGGTAGCATGCAGTTTTTCATCACGTTCTGAATATCATATCCCCATCCTATTACCACCGTGTGGATATCCTGTTTCCTCCCTCGTGCGGGTCTTCTCTGCATCCACTTTATTTGCTTCACTTCCCAAATTTGAAAAAGAAATTGGCAGTGCAGGTTTCACTTGGCAAAGATTAGAAATGCCTGGATGCATCAATATAATGAAAATACACAATATGATGAGATTAGGGTGATATGAAAAGTTCATGCTACTACATTAGGCACACCATCAATATTTTGTGGCGACGAACGGCTACACCACACATATGCGCACTGTCTTTGCTCTGACCGTTGCAACATAGGATTACGTTATTTGTGTTTGATGATATGTTATCATCATCATGAGTTGAGAAAGAATGTTGGTTCCTTTTTTGGGTCGACTTTGGTTCATTTGTAGTTTCATTGATTCGTAGTTCATGCTTGTGCAATGTCGGTATTGACCGGCTTTGCGGGCTTGTTCTACCTCCCGGGGCATCTCGATTCACCTCTGGCTCCAtacaatattttattttatttatttatttttgctttgtACCAAGATTATTTGGTTTGTTGAGTAAATAATTTACTATTAAGGTATACTACTCCCTCTAATCCAAGATAAATGTCATAGTTTTAAACTAACCTTAGTTCAACCTTATTCAAAACCACAACACTTATTATGGATGGGTGGGGGTACCATTTTCAACAAAGTTTACAAAAGCTTCAATTTATTTGTTTCATCGTATATTCTAACATTCCAGATGTGGTCATATCCGGATGGTTTGAGCTGGAAAAAAGGCTTTCATGACAAAAGGAAAATCAAGTTTACCAACTTTCGAGTCAAACATTTTTTAATAAAGGGCACTTTATTATCTTAAGATGAAACATTAAGTGGATACAAATCATAATGAGTAGCATCTGGCCTCCTCACAACCACAGCCAACTACCAACAGTCTCACAAAAGATAATATAAAAAAGCGACATATTGAGACAACAGTAGAGTCATATAGGACCGATACTATACCTATGTCGACGGAGGTTGTGGACCAATCCAAAGATTATGTTGCCATTCATGATGGGTAAAAACCTCCCTCGCCACCCGCTCCAACCGCA
The window above is part of the Triticum aestivum cultivar Chinese Spring chromosome 2A, IWGSC CS RefSeq v2.1, whole genome shotgun sequence genome. Proteins encoded here:
- the LOC123186813 gene encoding peroxidase 47-like, encoding MGKATMNIKRQRSTSVTTAALASVLMLLLAAAGGVAAQGRGGGYGGGGGGYGGGGGGGYGGGGGGGYGGGGGYGGGGYSGGGGGGRGGGGGYGGGGGYGYDGGYDDYQGGGGGGGGGMGPPGGDGLSMEYYSMTCPYAGEIVRDVVSAALAKDPTLAASLLRLHFHDCFVRGCDASVLLDSTKAHGTAEKDALTNKSLRGFEVIDAVKAALEAQCPGTVSCADVLALAARDSVYMAGGPYYDVPTGRKDGSLSRADDTSALPAATLKAAELIKVFVGDHGFTVPELVALSGGHTLGQAHCANFKNRLSGFGKAGNGMDPTLEAGMAASLAKTCKAAGDGGTAKLDATSNAFDVEYFKGLQTRRGLLTSDQTLLTGSPETAMYVNQFAESPDAFFETFVQGMGRMGQLDLNPDGNVRLNCRLLN